One Archangium violaceum genomic window, CTCTTCCGGGGCATGTACCAGAACGACTCCGCGGGCAACGACCGGCCCACGGTGCAACTCGTGGAGACCGCCGTCGTCCCGCTCACCCAGCGGGATTGGGTGAACAGCAACGTGCGCAGCGGTCATGGCCCGCTCGGCGCGGGCTACCCCCTCGTCACCCAGAACCCGACCACCACCCGGAACACCCAGGGCGTGAAGGAAGGTGACACGCCCAGCTGGTTCTACGTGCTGCCCAATGGGCTCCAGGATCCCGAGCAGCCCACGTGGGGTGGCTGGGGCGGCCGCTTCAAGCCGAACGGCGGGCAGAGCTTCGTCGATGCGGAGGATGCGCACGGGTCGTCGGCGGGCAACGCCGATTACAGCACTCGGAGGAAGTGGACGGTGGCCCGCTGGCGCGAGGCGTACCAGAACGACTTCGCGGCGCGCCTGGATTGGAGCAATACGTCGGTCTACGCCAACGCGAACCACCCGCCGGTCGCCGCGTTCAAATCCGATACGAGCAAGCAGATCATCCACCTGTCCGCCGTGTCCGGCAGCACCGTGAGCCTGAGCGCCCTCGGTTCTTCGGACCCGGATGGGGACACGTTGAGCTACCAGTGGTTCCAGTACCGGGAGGCCGGTACCTATTCCGGTGCCGTCACCCTGTCCGGCGGCACCTCGCGGGAGGCCAGCTTCACCGCGCCAACGGTCACCTCTCCGGCCACCGTCCACATCATCCTGACGGTCCGCGACAACGGGAGCCCCCAGCTCACCAGCTACCGCCGGGTCGTGGTGACCGTGTCACCCGCGGGGGGCGGCGGGCCGGCCACGGGGCTGGTGGGCCACTGGAAGCTGGATGAGGGGAGCGGTGGCTCCACCGCGGATGCCTCGGGCCAGCTCGTCACCGGAACGCTGGTCAATGGGCCGGTATGGACCTCTGGCAAGACGGGCAATGCCATCCAGTTCGATGGGGTCGATGACCGTGTCAATCTTGGCAATCCGGAGCACCTGCGCTTCACCGGCGCGATGACGCTGTCCGCCTGGGTGTGGATCGATTCCTTCACGTCCAGTGGCCGCATCATCAACAAGCAGGGTGGCGGTGGCAGCCGGGGCTGGTCATTGAACATCGAGAGTGGTGGTTACGCCTCGTTCCAGATCGCCACGAGCTCGACGACGCTGGTGTACATCAACGGAACCGCGCTGCCCACCAACCAGTGGCTCCATCTCGCCGGCACGTACGAGCCGGGCGTGGCGATGCGGCTCTACGTCAATGGTGTGTTGAATGCATCGCTCACCAGCGGCGTACCCGCGTCCCAGTACAACTCCACGCTGAACGTCGCCATCGGCAGCCGGCCGGGTGGGGGCAATGCCTTCGACGGGAAGATCGACGACGTGCGCATCTACAGCCGAGCGCTCACCGCCGCGGAGATACAGCAGCTCTGAGCATACCGGAGAAGCGCTCCTCTCTTCGTGAGCGCGGGGGCGGGTGGGCCTCCAGAGGGCTCGCCTCTTCCGGCGCGCGGAGGTTCTCCCGACCGCTGTCGAACACCGGGTGTGGCAACCCCCTTGCCGCCGTGCCGCCCGGCTGCTAGCCATGAGTCATTCCGTTGGGGTGCCCCTTCCCGGGGGCTGAGAGGCCAGGTGCCAACCCATCGAACCTGATCCGGCCAGGACCGGCGTAGGGAACGGAGAGCAGCAAGGGCGCGCGATCTCCCGGTCGTGGCCCCGGAGCTTCCTCTGAACCCTCGCCGGTTGCGAAGAGAGGAAGCGCGATGCAGACGCCCACAGCCCTCGCGAGCGCCACCACCGCCCGGAACACCCCGGGCCCGAGCGGCTACACGATCCTCGGCGCCGGGGTCATGGGCCTCTGCACCGCCGTCGAGCTCGCGAGCCGCGGCGGGCGGGTGACGCTGGTCGATCCCCATCCCGAACCGGGCCCCCATGCCTGCTCCTGGTGGGCGGGTGGGATGCTCGCTCCCTTCTGCGAGGGCGAGACGGCCGAGGAGCCGGTCATCCGGCTCGGGCAGACCGCCGCCGACTGGTGGGCGGCGCAGGGGGTGGAGGTCGTCCGCCGTGGCACGCTGGTCCTCGCCCTGGGCCGCGACCGGGCCGAGCTCGACCGCTTCGCCGCCCGGACGCGGGAGCACCGGTGGGTGGGCGGCGAGGAGCTCTCCGCGCTCGAGCCCCATCTCGACGGCCGCTTCCACCGCGGGCTCTTCTTCCCGGCCGAGGCGCATCTGACGCCGCGCGTGGCCCTCGCCACCCTGCGTGCCCGTGCCGCGGCGCTCGGCGTCGCCTTCGCTCGGACCGCGCCCGAGGGGCAGCGCATCGACTGCCGGGGCCTCGCCGCGCGCGACGCGCTCCCCGAGCTCCGCGGCGTGAAGGGCGAGATGCTGGTGCTGCGCCTCCCCGACCTGGCCCTCTCGCGCCCGATCCGGCTCCTCCACCCGCGCATTCCCATCTACCTCGTCCCCCGCGGCGACGGCATCTACATGCTCGGCGCCACGATGATCGAAAGCGCCGAGCGTGGGCGAGCGAGTGTCCGCTCGGTCCTGGAGCTCCTCAGCGCCGCCTACGCGCTGCACCCGGCCTTCGGCGAGGCGGAGATCCTCGAGATCGGCACCGATGCGCGGCCCGCCTTCCCCGACAACGTCCCACGCCTCATCCAGCGCGACGGCACGCTCTTCCTCAACGGCCTCTACCGCCACGGCTACCTGATGGCACCGGTGCTGGCGCGGATGGCGGCCGACCACCTCCTGTCCGGCGAACCCGTGGAGCTCCTGCGATGAAAATCATTGTGAATGGCGAGACACGCGAGACGGCGAGCGAGACGCTCGGCGCGCTCCTCCTCGAACTGGGCCATGGCGAGGCCAAGGTCGCGACGGCCGTGAACGAGGCCTTCGTGCCCGCCACCGCGCGCGACGGGCTGCGTCTCACCGCGGGCGACCGGGTGGAGATCGTGACGCCCAGGCAGGGGGGCTGAGCCAATGCCTGTCTTCTACGGAACCGAAGTCGCCTCGCCGCTGATGCTGGGCACCGCGCAATATCCCTCGCCCGCCGTGCTGGCCGAGGCCTTCCGCCGTTCGGGCGCGGGCGTCGCCACCGTGTCGGTCCGCCGCGAGGCGGGGGGCGAGCGGGCGGGGCAGGATTTCTGGCGCCTGATTTCAGGGCTCGGCGTGCGGGTGCTCCCCAACACCGCCGGTTGCCACAGCGTCCGCGAGGCGGTCACCACGGCCCAGATGGCGCGCGAGCTCTTCGAGACCGAGTGGATCAAGCTCGAGGTGATTGGCAATGCGGACACGCTCCAGCCGGACCCCTTCGGCCTGGTCGAGGCGGCGCGGCTCCTCGTGGCCGAGGGCTTCAAGGTCTTCCCCTACATGACGGAGGATCTGGTGCTCGCCGACCGCCTCTTGCAGGTGGGCTGCGAGGTGCTGATGCCCTGGGGCGCGCCGATAGGTACGGGGCTGGGGCTGCTCAATCCCTACGGCCTGCGCAGCCTGCGCGCGCACTTCCCCGACGTGCCGATGGTGATCGACGCGGGGCTGGGCCTGCCGAGCCAGGCGGCCGCGGCGATGGAGATGGGCTTCGACGCGGTGCTCCTGAACACCGCCGTCGCCAAGGCGGGAGACCCCGCGGCGATGGCCGAGGGCTTCGCGAAGGCGCTGGAGGCCGGGCGCCTGGCCCGCGGTGCCGGCCCGATGCCGCCGCGCGATATGGCCGCCCCCTCCACGCCCGTGATTGGAAAGGCCTTCCTGTGAAGCTCGACCGCTTCTACCCGATCTTCGACGACGTGGCGTGGCTGCCCCGGGCGCTCCCCCTGGGCGTGAAGCTCGTCCAGCTCCGCCTCAAGAACCGCGAGCCGGACGAGCTGCGCCGCCAGGTCGCCGCCGCCCGAGACCTCTGCCGTAAGGCCGGCGCCGTGCTGGTGGTCAACGACTATTGGCAGCTCGCCATCGAGGAGGGCTGCGACTGGCTGCATCTGGGGCAGGAGGATCTGGACGGTGCGGACCTCCCCGCCATCCGCCGCGCGGGGCTGCGCCTCGGCATCAGCACCCATGACCCCGCCGAGCTCGACCGTGCCCTCTCGCTCGAGCCCGACTACGTCGCGCTGGGGCCGGTCTATCCCACCGTCCTCAAGCAGATGAAGTGGCACCAGCAGGGGCTGGAGCGGGTGACGGAATGGAAGCGCCTGATTGGAGATCTCCCCCTCGTCGCCATCGGCGGCATGAGCACCGCCCGCGCCCCGGGCGTCTTCGCGGCGGGGGCCGACATCGTCTCGGTGGTGACGGACATCACGCTGAACCCCAACCCCGAGGCGCGGATCGCCGAATGGATGGAGGTGACGCGGTGAGCCGCTATGCCAGACAGACGGCCGTGCTGGGGGAGGGCGCTCAGGAGCGGCTCCGGGCGGCGCGGATCCTCGTCGTGGGGGCGGGGGGCCTGGGCGCGCCGGTGCTGCAATACCTCGTCGGGGCTGGGGTGGGGCACATCCGCCTCGTCGAGCCCGACAGGGTGGAGGAGAGCAACCTGCACCGCCAGACGCTCTTCCGCATGGGAGACCTCGGCCAGCCCAAGGCCGAGGCCTGTGCCCGCCACCTCGCCGGGCTCAACCCGGAGAGCGTGGTGGAGCCCGTGGTGGCCGCGCTGGAGCCCGCCAACGCCCCGAGGCTCATCGAGGGCTGCGAGCTGATCCTCGACTGCGCCGACAGTTTCGCGGTCAGCTACATCCTCTCGGACGTGTGCCTCGCGAGGGGCCTCCCGTTCGTCTCCGCCTCCGTCACGGGGCGCGAGGGCTATGCGGGTGGCTTCTGCGGCGGCGCACCGAGCCTGCGCGCGGTCTTCCCCGACCTGCCGCAGCGGATGGGCAGCTGTGCCGAGACCGGAGTGCTCGGTCCTGTCGTGGGTGTCATCGGAGCGATGCAGGCGCAGATGGCGCTGGCGCTGCTGGCGGGGGAGACAGGTGTCCTCGGGCGGCTCGTCACCTTCGACGGCGCGACCTTCCGCGCGGGAGGCTTCCGCTTCGACGGGGCGGAGGAGCCCGCGCATGCGCCGCGCTTCGTCTCCCCCTCGGAGATTACTCCAGGAGACCTGACCATCGACCTGCGCGGGGCGGAGGAGGCCCCGCTGATCCACCCGGCCGCGAGGCGCCTGAGCGTGGCGGAGGTCGGCCCCGGCATGGAGCTGCCCGAACCGGGCCAGCGCGCCGTGCTCGTGTGCCGCTCCGGCCTGCGCGCCTGGAGGGCGGCGGAACGCCTCGCGGCTATCTGGCCCGGAGACATAGCCCTCGTCGCCGCGGGCGACCCCAGTGGAAATCAATCATGAAACAGGCGGCCTCCACCGCCGCGCTCCTCGCGGCATCGCCCGCCGCGGCGGCGGACCAGCCGAACACGGACACGTTCAAGGAGCAGATGGTGAAGCGGATGCTGGGGCCGCCGCTGGCCGATGTCTCCTCAACGCACCTTCGCGACATGCCCAGAGAAGTGTCAAAGGGTTCGCTTCGGAAGGTGTGTACCTGTCCGAAGCTCGGCGCCTTGGGAGAGTGGGCAACTGCCCCGGTCTACCCGTCACAGGTCAGTCAGCGCCGCCGTACGACTCGTTGCACTCGACGTCCTCGGCTTCGGCCTCGTACTCCGAGATGGCCTTCATACAATCGTCGCGTGTGGCGTTCTCGCAGGCTCCGCGCACGGCGTTGTACAACGCTGTCTGGCGTGCGATGGAGCAGGGCGTCGAGCCCTCGTAGTTGGGGCCACACAGGCTCGACTCGCGCCCCGTGGTCTGCTCCTTCACGGCAATCTTCCCGTTCTTTACCGAGAAGCGGCGCGTGCGGAACTCGACCTCGGCGAAGGAGTCGCCCTTGCAGTCGCTCAACGCGTCTTTCGTGGTGAGCACCACCGTTTTGCCATCCAGCGTGAGGTCGCTCACGGTCGCGAAGTCGGGCTGCATGTGCGTCCACTCGTCGATGACCTGCTCACCCTTTGTCAGGCGGGCCTTGACCGAGTAGGAGGCGGCCACGAACTCGGAGTCCGAATCGATGGTCGCCTCCACGGAGACCTTCAGCGTACCGGCTGGGACGAGCACCTCCTCGGAGCTGGTAATGACGGCGGGCTCGTCTGGGGAGGGCTCGTAGTACCATTCCCGCCGCGGTGTGGTGACGCTCGGGCACGAGAGCTTCGCCACCTCTCCTTCCGCGGGCACGGCCCGCCCATAGACCCCCGGGTAGAACTGTCGCGCCCGGCGGAGCAGCGCGTGGCCCTCCACGGAGGAACAGGCGCCGAGCACCGCGATGTGGAAGCCGGGATTGAGGCCCCGCACCTCACTGGAGAACAGACGGACCAGCGGAGCCGATGACTTGAAGCCGCGGTCCGTGAAGTCCTTCATCGCACGCTCGGCGTCGATTTCAATACGAGAGCACCGGGCGAAGTAGATCCTTCGAGTCCAATACCTCCTGGACCCTGCGAGCGAGCGAGAGGTGCTGTGGGTTGGATGCGCTGAGTCGCTCGGGCGCGAGGATGATCAGCGTGCCCTTGTCCTCGACAGGTTCGACCCGGACGGGTGCCGGCAGTGGAGGCACCTCCCCGCGTGTTCGGGACAGGTACGTGAGCCACCCCACGAAGCCTCTGGGATCTCTCTTCAATCTCAGCGCGTGACGAAACTCATCCGTGGCGATGACGCCGAAGAGCGGCTCCCACGCGAGCACCAGGGCCCGCAGTACGTTCACCAGGACGGGAGCCGCCACCACACGCGTGCCCACGGGCTCCACGTCCGTCCGGGGGAGATAAATCAGGCAGCAATTGGGGTAGGCCCCGGACGCATCTCCACAGGTGAGGTTCACCATGCCCCCGCGCCCGTCTTCCGCGTGACCTGTCCAGGCCCCGAGGCTGAAACCATCCCGGCCGAGCTGGTTCTCCTCCCGCTGAAAGAAGCGCAGGAACGTCGCAGGGTCCGGCGTGAACTCACGCTGGAGCGCCTCTTCCTCCGTGTCCCCCTGCTCATACCAACGAGCGTAAATCTCGTCGCATTGAGAGAGGAGGCGAAAGAAAGTCGCCGAGCGCCGGGCGCACTCCTCCGCGGATTCGAGCCGGGCAGGCCAGTAGACGCCTGCATAGTATCTCTCCGTCATGGGCATCCCTCACTGCACCGCGCGCTGGTAGACCACCTCGATACCGGGAAGGCCCGCCTTCTCAAGCATCTTCTCGAGAATACCGACCATCTCCGGTTCCGCCACGTACCACCGAATGGGGACTCCATTGGCCACCCTGCTCTGGCGTCTGGCGGTTTCAAGGAGCTTCTTGGCGCCTTGAAAATACTCCTTGGGATCGAGGTTCTTGTCGAAGTGCTTGGCATAGTTGAACGCCTTGCCGTCCTGCAGGACACCCTCCGAGAGGCTGTAGCCGTCAAAGTCAGCCTTCTCGCCGTTCCTCCACACGCGGTACACCCAACCCCGCGGGGCGCCCGTCACCTGGGACTGGTAGCTCCGAGAGTCCTCCGACATGCTCTCGTTGGCGGGTTCCCATTTCCCGGGCCCGCCAACGGGAGGCCACCCACCACCGCCACCTGCCCCCTGGGCGCCCGTGTTGGCCATGTGCAGGACGTAGGTGGCACTCAGCGCGTTGCCCGCCACTGCGATGGCTCCTCCGACGGGCACCGCCACCAGGCGTACCGCGAGGAGCCCGTCCCCCGAGAGCGACAGCAGTGGGACGGTTTTGCTCCCGAGCGTTCCGCCCCACGAGGCTGCCTTCGCAGCTCCCGCCCCCGAGGTGCCCACCGTCAGGAGCATGCCCGTCGCGAGCCTGGAGACGGTGCGCACCTTTTCCGCATGAGGTTTGTGGCGGAACTCCTCCCACAGCCGCGGCGAGTTCTCGTAGAGCTGCCGCACGGCGCCCGGGAGCTGCGCCAGCCCCTCGAGCGTCTCGCCCGTGTAGAAGACGAGCCGGTAGAGGCCCTCCACCATATCCACCACCGCCAGCACGGCCCCCTCGGCCACCGCGAGCCCGGGGTTGTCGTCGGGCTCGTAGATGCCCGCTGGCCGGGCTCCCTTCGGCACCTCGAGCTTTTCGTCCACCAGGAAGAGGCGCCCGCCATCGATTGCGTAGAAGGGGCCCACCTCGAAGCGCCCGGCTCGCAGCGTCCCGTCCTCGGCCAGCACCACCTGGCCAGCCTTCTGGAGCGCCACACCGGAGGCCGCCTTCACCAGGTAGCCGTCCGGGCGCAGCACCAGCAGTCGCGAGAAGCGCCGCATGCGCGTATGGAGCTCGTCTCGCGTCACCAACTCCCCACCCGTGGCGACCTCCAGGAGCAGGTGCGCCGCCATGCGTCGCGGGCCGAAGTTGCGCAGCGTCACCGGTGTGGAGAGCAGGTGTGGCAGCAGCGCCAACGCCTGTTGGGGCGACAGCGTGCTCCCGTCTCCGGGTACCGAGGTGATGGGCACCCCGGCCTGTACGAGGAAGCCCTGGACGTAGTCGAGGGTCATGGGCACCTCGAAGGGCCGACCGTCGCCTACCCCATCCGGCCATCCGACGTCCTTCCCCACCAGGTACTCTTGCGCGTTCTCCTTGCTCGCGCAGCGGGAGAGGCGCCGAGGCCGTACCGCCGCCACGTCGCCCCCAGCCGCGCTCACCTCAACCACTCCGAGGTTTTCGCCGTCCTCCGCGCCGGCGTCAGCGGTCTCCAGCTCCTCGCGGGGAGCGTCGGGCCTCGTCGCGGATGACGCCTGGGCCCGCCGAGGACATTCCTCCGCATCTGGGCTCACCCGCTGAGAGCGCTCCCAGTGGCGTGCGGTGCCAGCCAGCGTCCCGCCCATGGGGTAGCCCGTGGCACACGCCGTCAGCAGCCCAAGTACCAACAGCGCCAGCGCCCCCATGGCCCACCAGGCCCGGTCCCGAGCGCTCGGCCAGGCCTCGAGCTGTGTACCGGGGCCCTTTCCCGCCCCAGGACTCCGGTGCTCCTCTGCCATGACGCTGGCCTTTCCCCAGGTGCGATAGCCCTGAAGAATAGGATACGGGATGGTCAACCATACTGGGGAAGTCTCGCACGGGCCTTCAGAGTTGGCCCCCAGGCTTGATAGAGCCGAGCCAGCAGCGCTCAGCGCGCCGTGCTCGTGTGCCGCTCCGGCCTGCGCGCCTGGAGGGCGGCGGAACGCCTCGCGGCTATCTGGCCCGGAGACATAGCCCTCGTCGCCGCGGGCGACCCCAGTGGAAATCAATCATGAAACAGGCGGCCTCCACCGCCGCGCTCCTCGCGGCATCGCCCGCCGCGGCGGCGGACCAGCCGAACACGGACACGTTCAAGGAGCAGATGGTGAAGCGGATGCTGGGGCCGCCGCTGGCCGATGTCTCCTCAACGCACCTTCGCGACATGCCCAGAGAAGTGTCAAAGGGTTCGCTTCGGAAGGTGTGTACCTGTCCGAAGCTCGGCGCCTTGGGAGAGTGGGCAACTGCCCCGGTCTACCCGTCACAGGTCAGTCAGCGCCGCCGTACGACTCGTTGCACTCGACGTCCTCGGCTTCGGCCTCGTACTCCGAGATGGCCTTCATACAATCGTCGCGTGTGGCGTTCTCGCAGGCTCCGCGCACGGCGTTGTACAACGCTGTCTGGCGTGCGATGGAGCAGGGCGTCGAGCCCTCGTAGTTGGGGCCACACAGGCTCGACTCGCGCCCCGTGGTCTGCTCCTTCACGGCAATCTTCCCGTTCTTTACCGAGAAGCGGCGCGTGCGGAACTCGACCTCGGCGAAGGAGTCACCCTTGCAGTCGCTCAACGCGTCTTTCGTGGTGAGCACCACCGTTTTGCCATCCAGCGTGAGGTCGCTCACGGTCGCGAAGTCGGGCTGCATGTGCGTCCACTCGTCGATGACCTGCTCACCCTTCGTCAGGCGGGCCTTGACCGAGTAGGAGGCGGCCACGAACTCGGAGTCCGAATCGATGGTCGCCTCCACGGAGACCTTCAGCGTACCGGCTGGGACGAGCACCTCCTCGGAGCTGGTAATGACGGCGGGCTCGTCTGGGGAGGGCTCGTAGTACCATTCCCGCCGCGGTGTGGTGACGCTCGGGCACGAGAGCTTCGCCACCTCTCCTTCCGCGGGCACGGCCCGCCCATAGACCCCCGGGTAGAACTGTCGCGCCCGGCGGAGCAGCGCGTGGCCCTCCACGGAGGAACAGGCGCCGAGCACCGCGATGTGGAAGCCGGGATTGAGGCCCCGCACCTCACTGGAGAACAGACGGACCAGCGGAGCCGATGACTTGAAGCCGCGGTCCGTGAAGTCCTTCATCGCACGCTCGGCGTCGGCGGGCGTCTTGCCCCCGCCCCAGATGACGAGCGTCACGCGCTTCGCGGTATCGGCGCTCTTCTTCTGCTTTTTCGGAGGCGCGGCCTGCGCGGCGGACGTGCAGAGCAAGAGGGTCAGAAGCGAGGGGATGAGGAAGGGGAGAAGGCGTTGGCGCATGCTGTGCCGGACGTTAGCACCTGCACCGTGGAGCCAACCGGGGCAAGCCCGACTCGCCACCAAAGAGCGTGTTCTTCTGCCCGTTCGGCCTCGTCTGAGGCATCCCCTCATTTCAATACGAGAGCAATCTCCGAGTGGGGACTCCATTGGCCACCCTGCTCTGGCGTCTGGCGGTTTCGTGGCGGCTCGCGTTCACGCCCTGCTGGAGGAGCACCGGAAATGGCTTGCGCGGGTGGCCCGAGCGCGACAGGGCGTGGCTGCCAGGGTTTGGGCAACCCTGGGAACGGAGGCGCTTGACAGCGCCCACCAGGGTTCCTGGCGTTTCAAGGATTACAGGCTTGGTGCCCTACTCACGCGGAGATGCCCGTGAAGTACATGCGCAAGGACGTGTCGGAACTGCTGGCGGCGGTGGGGGGGAGCCCGGACGTGGCCACCCATGCGACGACGTCCACGTTCGGGAACGGCATCACCTACGTCTCCATCACCTACTCGGGGTCGGCCTTCCGGTGGGAGCCTCTCTCCGGCAGCGGCGGTCGCCTCTGCGAGGATGGCGCGGCCTACAACGGCGAAGACATGTCGAGTTGCTACAGCCATCCCTGACCTTCCCCGAAAGGGCGTCGAGAAACTCGAGCCCCGCCAGCCTGTCGTTAGAAGTGACAGATTGAATCCGCGCCGCAATAGCCCGGCCGGCCGTTGCACTCACACTCCCAATCCTCCGAGCAGAACTGCTCGGCGCAGAAGGGTCCGCCGCCTCCTCCTCCCCCGGAGCCGTAGGTGTACTGGCAGGAGAACTGGACACAGGCCACGGTGCGCGCGCTCGGGCACGCGT contains:
- a CDS encoding thiamine phosphate synthase, with product MKLDRFYPIFDDVAWLPRALPLGVKLVQLRLKNREPDELRRQVAAARDLCRKAGAVLVVNDYWQLAIEEGCDWLHLGQEDLDGADLPAIRRAGLRLGISTHDPAELDRALSLEPDYVALGPVYPTVLKQMKWHQQGLERVTEWKRLIGDLPLVAIGGMSTARAPGVFAAGADIVSVVTDITLNPNPEARIAEWMEVTR
- a CDS encoding Tox-REase-5 domain-containing protein — translated: MAEEHRSPGAGKGPGTQLEAWPSARDRAWWAMGALALLVLGLLTACATGYPMGGTLAGTARHWERSQRVSPDAEECPRRAQASSATRPDAPREELETADAGAEDGENLGVVEVSAAGGDVAAVRPRRLSRCASKENAQEYLVGKDVGWPDGVGDGRPFEVPMTLDYVQGFLVQAGVPITSVPGDGSTLSPQQALALLPHLLSTPVTLRNFGPRRMAAHLLLEVATGGELVTRDELHTRMRRFSRLLVLRPDGYLVKAASGVALQKAGQVVLAEDGTLRAGRFEVGPFYAIDGGRLFLVDEKLEVPKGARPAGIYEPDDNPGLAVAEGAVLAVVDMVEGLYRLVFYTGETLEGLAQLPGAVRQLYENSPRLWEEFRHKPHAEKVRTVSRLATGMLLTVGTSGAGAAKAASWGGTLGSKTVPLLSLSGDGLLAVRLVAVPVGGAIAVAGNALSATYVLHMANTGAQGAGGGGGWPPVGGPGKWEPANESMSEDSRSYQSQVTGAPRGWVYRVWRNGEKADFDGYSLSEGVLQDGKAFNYAKHFDKNLDPKEYFQGAKKLLETARRQSRVANGVPIRWYVAEPEMVGILEKMLEKAGLPGIEVVYQRAVQ
- the thiS gene encoding sulfur carrier protein ThiS, with amino-acid sequence MKIIVNGETRETASETLGALLLELGHGEAKVATAVNEAFVPATARDGLRLTAGDRVEIVTPRQGG
- a CDS encoding nucleoside hydrolase-like domain-containing protein: MVLNLLSFLRSTSRRFTCGAGLGYAVLMGAVLAASSAQAQSKPRLLVTTDIGGDPDDQQSMRRLMLYANEFQFAGLIASAAGTASQLEDATPRPDLIHDIIDDYAAVRPNLVKHASGYPEAATLHGLVKTGTKDRGVANLGPGRSTEASNHIIAQVDASTSLLYVAIWGGAHELAQALHDVRATRTSSQLQTFLSKLRVYAIADQDGTSPQGTGQWIKQNFPNLRYVESGPAGSGGYTALFRGMYQNDSAGNDRPTVQLVETAVVPLTQRDWVNSNVRSGHGPLGAGYPLVTQNPTTTRNTQGVKEGDTPSWFYVLPNGLQDPEQPTWGGWGGRFKPNGGQSFVDAEDAHGSSAGNADYSTRRKWTVARWREAYQNDFAARLDWSNTSVYANANHPPVAAFKSDTSKQIIHLSAVSGSTVSLSALGSSDPDGDTLSYQWFQYREAGTYSGAVTLSGGTSREASFTAPTVTSPATVHIILTVRDNGSPQLTSYRRVVVTVSPAGGGGPATGLVGHWKLDEGSGGSTADASGQLVTGTLVNGPVWTSGKTGNAIQFDGVDDRVNLGNPEHLRFTGAMTLSAWVWIDSFTSSGRIINKQGGGGSRGWSLNIESGGYASFQIATSSTTLVYINGTALPTNQWLHLAGTYEPGVAMRLYVNGVLNASLTSGVPASQYNSTLNVAIGSRPGGGNAFDGKIDDVRIYSRALTAAEIQQL
- a CDS encoding FAD-dependent oxidoreductase, with translation MQTPTALASATTARNTPGPSGYTILGAGVMGLCTAVELASRGGRVTLVDPHPEPGPHACSWWAGGMLAPFCEGETAEEPVIRLGQTAADWWAAQGVEVVRRGTLVLALGRDRAELDRFAARTREHRWVGGEELSALEPHLDGRFHRGLFFPAEAHLTPRVALATLRARAAALGVAFARTAPEGQRIDCRGLAARDALPELRGVKGEMLVLRLPDLALSRPIRLLHPRIPIYLVPRGDGIYMLGATMIESAERGRASVRSVLELLSAAYALHPAFGEAEILEIGTDARPAFPDNVPRLIQRDGTLFLNGLYRHGYLMAPVLARMAADHLLSGEPVELLR
- a CDS encoding thiazole synthase; this translates as MPVFYGTEVASPLMLGTAQYPSPAVLAEAFRRSGAGVATVSVRREAGGERAGQDFWRLISGLGVRVLPNTAGCHSVREAVTTAQMARELFETEWIKLEVIGNADTLQPDPFGLVEAARLLVAEGFKVFPYMTEDLVLADRLLQVGCEVLMPWGAPIGTGLGLLNPYGLRSLRAHFPDVPMVIDAGLGLPSQAAAAMEMGFDAVLLNTAVAKAGDPAAMAEGFAKALEAGRLARGAGPMPPRDMAAPSTPVIGKAFL
- a CDS encoding HesA/MoeB/ThiF family protein; protein product: MSRYARQTAVLGEGAQERLRAARILVVGAGGLGAPVLQYLVGAGVGHIRLVEPDRVEESNLHRQTLFRMGDLGQPKAEACARHLAGLNPESVVEPVVAALEPANAPRLIEGCELILDCADSFAVSYILSDVCLARGLPFVSASVTGREGYAGGFCGGAPSLRAVFPDLPQRMGSCAETGVLGPVVGVIGAMQAQMALALLAGETGVLGRLVTFDGATFRAGGFRFDGAEEPAHAPRFVSPSEITPGDLTIDLRGAEEAPLIHPAARRLSVAEVGPGMELPEPGQRAVLVCRSGLRAWRAAERLAAIWPGDIALVAAGDPSGNQS
- a CDS encoding immunity 52 family protein: MTERYYAGVYWPARLESAEECARRSATFFRLLSQCDEIYARWYEQGDTEEEALQREFTPDPATFLRFFQREENQLGRDGFSLGAWTGHAEDGRGGMVNLTCGDASGAYPNCCLIYLPRTDVEPVGTRVVAAPVLVNVLRALVLAWEPLFGVIATDEFRHALRLKRDPRGFVGWLTYLSRTRGEVPPLPAPVRVEPVEDKGTLIILAPERLSASNPQHLSLARRVQEVLDSKDLLRPVLSY